From one Eucalyptus grandis isolate ANBG69807.140 chromosome 9, ASM1654582v1, whole genome shotgun sequence genomic stretch:
- the LOC104419227 gene encoding LOW QUALITY PROTEIN: mitogen-activated protein kinase kinase 3 (The sequence of the model RefSeq protein was modified relative to this genomic sequence to represent the inferred CDS: inserted 1 base in 1 codon) has translation MAELEKLKKKLTPLFDAEKGFSTASGLDSSDSYMLSDGGAVNLLSRSYGVYNINELGLQKCTSWSVDETDRSEKTYQCASHEMRIFGSIGSGASSVVQRAIHIPTHRIIALKKINIFEKEKRQQLLTEIRTLCEAPCEQGLVEFHGAYYIPDSGQISIALEYMDGGSLADILRVXERIPEDVLSVMFQKLLHGLSYLHGVRHLVHRDIKPANLLVNLKGEAKITDFGISAGLENSMAMCATFVGTVTYMSPERIRNESYSYPADIWSLGLALFECGTGEFPYTATDGPVNLMLQILDDPSPSPLKCNFSPEFCSFIDACLQKDVDARPTAEQLLMHPFIRKYEHTNVDLATFVRSIFDPNERMKELADMLSIHYYLLFDGPDELWHHTKTFYNEGSTFSFKGKQFVGPDDIFGSLSNIRKTLFGDWPPERLVHVVEKLLCRNYGQDGIAIRVSGSFIIGNQFLICGDGVQVEGMPHFKDLSIDLSAKRMGRFQEQFTIEPGNQIGCYVIVKQELNIIN, from the exons ATGGCCGAGTTGGAGAAGTTAAAGAAAAAGCTCACGCCATTGTTTGATGCGGAGAAGGGATTCTCTACCGCGTCAGGCTTGGACTCTTCTGATTCTTACATG CTGTCAGATGGCGGAGCTGTTAATTTACTTAGCAGATCATATGGCGTCTACAATATCAACGAACTTGGATTGCAGAAGTGCACATCGTGGTCTGTAGATGAAACGGATCGTAGTGAGAAAACCTATCAATGTGCTTCACATGAGATGAGGATTTTTGGGTCAATAGGCAGTGGGGCAAGCAGTGTAGTCCAGAGAGCTATCCACATACCCACCCACAGAATTATCGCTTTGAAAAAGATCAACATATTTGAAAAG GAGAAAAGACAGCAACTCCTCACCGAAATACGGACATTGTGTGAGGCACCTTGTGAGCAAGGTCTTGTGGAATTCCATGGGGCTTATTATATACCGGACTCTGGGCAAATAAGCATAGCTCTTGAGTATATGGATGGAGGATCATTAGCAGATATCTTACGAG AAGAACGTATTCCAGAAGATGTCCTTTCAGTTATGTTTCAAAAGCTCCTGCAT GGCCTAAGCTACTTGCATGGAGTTAGACACTTGGTTCATAGGGACATTAAACCTGCAAATTTGCTTGTAAATCTCAAGGGGGAGGCAAAAATCACAGATTTTGGTATCAGTGCTGGCTTAGAGAATTCCATGGCAATG TGTGCTACTTTTGTTGGGACTGTAACATATATGTCACCTGAGCGTATTCGCAATGAGAGCTATTCTTATCCAGCCGATATATGGAGCCTCGGTCTTGCTCTGTTTGAGTGTGGTACTGGAGAGTTCCCATATACAGCTACAGATGGACCAGTCAATCTGATGTTGCAG ATTTTGGATGACCCGTCCCCATCGcctttgaaatgcaatttttcaCCAGAATTCTGCTCTTTCATTGATGCATGTCTGCAGAAGGATGTGGATGCTCGGCCAACTGCCGAGCAG CTGCTCATGCACCCATTCATCAGAAAATATGAGCATACCAATGTTGATTTAGCAACATTTGTTAGAAGCATCTTTGATCCAAATGAAAGGATGAAAGAGCTAGCAGAT ATGTTGTCAATACACTATTACCTACTATTTGATGGACCTGATGAGCTTTGGCATCATACGAAGACCTTCTATAATGAAGGATCAACTTTTAG ttTCAAAGGCAAGCAATTTGTTGGTCCAGATGATATTTTTGGAAGCTTGTCGAATATCCGGAAAACTTTATTTGGTGACTGGCCTCCCGAAAGACTTGTACATGTCGTCGAAAAACTGCTGTGCCGTAATTATGGTCAGGATGGGATTGCAATCCGTGTATCAGGCTCCTTTATTATAGGGAATCAATTCCTCATCTGCGGCGATGGAGTCCAAGTTGAAGGCATGCCGCATTTTAAAGATCTTTCCATTGATCTTTCTGCTAAACGAATGGGTAGATTCCAGGAGCAATTTACGATTGAACCAGGCAATCAAATCGGATGCTATGTCATAGTGAAACAGGAGCTTAATATAATAAACTAG
- the LOC104419228 gene encoding LOB domain-containing protein 25: protein MASSSYSNPPCAACKFLRRKCLPDCVFAPYFPPEEPQKFANVHKIFGASNVSKLLNEVLPHQREDAVNSLAYEAEARMKDPVYGCVGAISVLQRQVIRLQKELDATNADLMRHACNEMAGNTSLPGPNPGHNYSGSPRESSRYNENNPGYYYPPNYNPWSGGPSGDPDQGGGSAV, encoded by the coding sequence ATGGCTTCTTCGAGCTATTCCAATCCGCCATGTGCAGCCTGCAAATTCCTCAGGCGGAAATGCCTGCCTGACTGCGTGTTCGCCCCTTACTTCCCGCCTGAGGAGCCCCAGAAGTTTGCCAACGTCCACAAGATCTTCGGTGCGAGCAATGTGAGCAAGCTCCTCAACGAAGTCCTCCCCCACCAGAGGGAAGACGCCGTCAACTCTCTCGCCTATGAGGCCGAGGCCCGCATGAAGGACCCGGTTTACGGCTGCGTGGGGGCGATCTCAGTGCTCCAGCGACAGGTCATCAGGCTACAGAAGGAGCTGGATGCGACGAACGCTGACCTGATGCGCCACGCGTGCAACGAGATGGCGGGTAACACCTCGCTCCCAGGGCCTAATCCCGGCCACAACTATTCCGGATCACCGAGAGAGTCATCTAGATACAACGAGAACAATCCCGGGTATTATTACCCTCCCAATTATAATCCCTGGTCCGGCGGTCCCAGTGGAGATCCTGATCAGGGAGGAGGAAGTGCTGTCTAA